A window of Hymenobacter siberiensis genomic DNA:
ACCCCGTCATCACCTTCTCATCTACGCCAGCCCGCTGCGCCGCCGCCAGAAAGTCCTCCGGCCGCAGCTTCTCCTTTTTGCCGTTCAGCGTCAGCGTCAGCTCCTCCGTGTCGGCCGGATTCATCAGCACCGTGGCCACCAGGTCGTAGGCCGGAGCCAGCCCATGGCCCTGGCCCGGCAGCGGCTGGAGGCCCGCGACTTCGGCACGGTGGCGCAGGTGGCCGACGCGGTGGGCTTTGCCTCGGCCAAGCACTTCAGCAACCT
This region includes:
- a CDS encoding helix-turn-helix domain-containing protein — translated: MALARQRLEARDFGTVAQVADAVGFASAKHFSNLYAERFGRRPSDYRAPKNQRF